The Chloroflexota bacterium genome window below encodes:
- a CDS encoding aldehyde dehydrogenase family protein, translated as MATTTPRMKITYATLSADNEELQSAFDAAVERARGELGRSYPLLIGAEQRAGAEEFEDRSPIDTSIVVSRFPVGTRQDVRDAIAAARAAFPAWRDLGWRKRLELIRRAADLISERQFDYAALMSFEVGKNRLEALGDVEETADLLRYYSDGMEKANGFVQPMGSLSPAEHTRSILKPHGVWAVISPFNFPMALCGGPAAGALIAGNTVVIKPSSDAPLMAYKFCEALRDAGIEPGVFNLVTGPGETVGAELEENPDLDGMVFTGSYEVGMRLYTGFTRDYPRPIIAEMGGKNPSIVTASADLDEAAEGVMRSAFGFDGQKCSANSRVYVERSVARPFLDLLVEKAKGIRVGDPTQRESWMGPVINERALAKFTAAVAEARADGGRIEVGGEVLRDDATERGYFAMPTVVSGLPTSHRLFRDELFVPFIVVGEVDSLDEALSLSNATAYGLTAGIFSHDDEQIRRFLDTIQAGVVYVNRRAGATTGAWPGIQSFGGWKGSGSSGKSGLGPYYVQQFLREQSQTVMGQEPPPA; from the coding sequence ATGGCCACCACCACACCCCGCATGAAGATCACCTACGCCACGCTGTCCGCGGACAACGAGGAGCTCCAGTCAGCCTTCGATGCCGCGGTTGAGCGTGCCCGCGGCGAGCTGGGCCGCTCATACCCGCTGCTCATCGGTGCGGAGCAGCGAGCGGGAGCCGAGGAATTCGAGGACCGTTCGCCGATCGACACGAGCATCGTCGTCTCGCGTTTCCCGGTCGGCACCCGGCAGGACGTCCGTGACGCCATCGCGGCCGCGCGTGCCGCCTTCCCGGCCTGGCGGGACCTCGGCTGGCGGAAGCGCCTGGAGCTGATCCGTCGCGCGGCCGACCTGATCAGCGAACGGCAGTTCGACTACGCGGCGCTCATGTCGTTCGAGGTTGGCAAGAACCGGCTCGAGGCGCTGGGCGACGTCGAGGAGACAGCCGACCTGCTGCGCTACTACAGCGACGGGATGGAGAAGGCGAACGGCTTCGTGCAGCCGATGGGCTCACTCTCCCCGGCGGAGCACACCCGCTCGATCCTCAAGCCCCACGGGGTATGGGCCGTGATCAGTCCCTTCAACTTCCCGATGGCGCTGTGCGGTGGCCCCGCCGCCGGCGCGCTGATCGCGGGCAATACGGTCGTCATCAAGCCGAGCTCGGATGCTCCGCTGATGGCCTACAAGTTCTGCGAGGCGCTGCGCGACGCCGGCATCGAGCCGGGCGTGTTCAACCTGGTGACCGGCCCGGGCGAGACGGTCGGCGCGGAGCTCGAGGAGAACCCGGACCTCGACGGCATGGTCTTCACCGGCAGCTACGAGGTCGGGATGCGGCTCTACACCGGCTTTACGCGGGACTACCCGCGGCCGATCATCGCCGAGATGGGCGGCAAGAACCCGTCGATCGTGACCGCCTCGGCGGACCTCGACGAGGCGGCGGAGGGGGTCATGCGCTCCGCCTTCGGGTTCGACGGCCAGAAGTGCAGCGCCAACAGCCGGGTCTACGTCGAGCGCTCGGTGGCCCGTCCATTCCTCGACCTCCTGGTTGAGAAGGCGAAGGGCATCCGCGTTGGCGATCCCACCCAGCGCGAGAGCTGGATGGGTCCGGTCATCAACGAGCGGGCGCTCGCCAAGTTCACGGCGGCCGTCGCCGAGGCCAGGGCGGACGGCGGCCGGATCGAGGTCGGCGGCGAGGTGCTGCGGGACGACGCAACCGAGCGTGGCTACTTCGCGATGCCGACCGTGGTCAGCGGCCTCCCGACCAGCCACCGCCTGTTCCGCGACGAGCTCTTCGTCCCGTTCATCGTGGTGGGCGAGGTCGACTCGCTGGACGAGGCGCTGAGCCTCTCGAACGCCACCGCCTACGGGCTGACCGCCGGCATCTTCAGTCACGACGACGAGCAGATCCGCCGCTTCCTGGACACGATCCAGGCGGGCGTGGTGTACGTCAACCGCCGTGCGGGGGCGACCACCGGGGCCTGGCCGGGGATCCAGTCCTTCGGCGGCTGGAAGGGCTCGGGCTCATCGGGCAAGAGCGGGCTGGGTCCGTACTACGTGCAGCAGTTCCTGCGCGAGCAGTCGCAGACCGTGATGGGCCAGGAGCCGCCGCCGGCATGA
- a CDS encoding class I SAM-dependent methyltransferase, whose amino-acid sequence MTRAILPAWTDLDPALHAQLGEVIDPERKVLAALERIVPLAGKRIADVGTGIGHYPMLLARRTGRTYGIESDPVLLEVARKRATSAHQPNLRIVEGGLELLPLRDEAVDIVLCGLIEPNDASLPGIAELLRVLRPGGRLVVIGYYGRDQVASLLEPEVVAHAFDATQRRTGWWLRHGFKIKVVHSQLDISDPAIAMELLPRLYGDRGRAFLMAPHPPFLTLKLGLFHLLKR is encoded by the coding sequence GTGACCCGAGCCATCCTGCCGGCCTGGACCGACCTGGATCCTGCCCTGCATGCGCAACTGGGAGAGGTGATCGACCCCGAGCGCAAGGTCCTGGCCGCGCTCGAGCGGATCGTGCCACTCGCCGGCAAGCGGATCGCCGACGTCGGCACCGGGATCGGTCACTACCCGATGCTGCTGGCCAGGCGCACCGGACGCACCTACGGCATCGAATCGGACCCCGTCCTCCTGGAGGTGGCGCGAAAGCGGGCCACCTCGGCGCACCAGCCCAATCTGCGGATCGTCGAGGGCGGGCTCGAGCTGCTCCCACTGCGCGACGAGGCGGTCGACATCGTCCTGTGCGGGCTGATCGAGCCGAACGACGCCTCGCTGCCGGGGATCGCCGAGCTGCTGCGCGTGCTGCGCCCGGGTGGTCGCCTGGTCGTCATCGGCTACTACGGGCGCGACCAGGTCGCCAGCCTGCTGGAGCCCGAGGTCGTGGCGCACGCCTTCGACGCGACCCAACGGCGGACCGGCTGGTGGCTGCGCCACGGTTTCAAGATCAAGGTCGTCCACAGCCAGCTCGACATCTCGGACCCCGCCATCGCGATGGAGCTCCTGCCGCGCCTCTATGGAGACCGTGGACGTGCGTTCCTGATGGCCCCGCATCCGCCGTTCCTCACCCTGAAGCTGGGCCTCTTTCACCTTCTCAAGCGGTGA
- the tdh gene encoding L-threonine 3-dehydrogenase, whose translation MTTAAAPPRTMRALAKTRPEPGLELVQRPVPVPGPDDVLLKMEAASICGTDLHLFRWDPWASEIVKPPTILGHELAGRVVATGAGVTRVVDGDLVGVESHIVDGTCAQCRRGDRHLCRNLKVIGAHVDGGFAEYVVIPEANAIESNGLDPAVVALQEPMGNAVHAAFVEPIEGRTVLVTGCGPIGLCAVGIARAAGAAMVIATDTEEYRLELARGMGADLALDARDPGTVDRIRAATDGDGVEVVLEMSGAQAALDQALAAITRGGRISLLGIFGEPVRVDLSDFVIQKGLRIYGIYGRRIYDTWERTQALLRSGALDVTPIITHRFDLADWERGFDLIASRHAGKVVLLP comes from the coding sequence GTGACCACCGCCGCAGCGCCGCCGCGCACCATGCGTGCGCTCGCCAAGACCCGTCCTGAGCCCGGCCTCGAGCTCGTGCAGCGGCCCGTCCCGGTGCCCGGTCCCGATGACGTGCTGCTCAAGATGGAGGCGGCCTCGATCTGCGGCACGGACCTGCATCTGTTCCGCTGGGATCCGTGGGCGAGCGAGATCGTCAAGCCGCCGACCATCCTGGGTCACGAGCTCGCCGGCCGCGTGGTGGCCACGGGCGCGGGCGTGACCCGCGTGGTGGACGGCGACCTGGTCGGTGTGGAGAGCCACATCGTGGACGGCACCTGCGCGCAGTGTCGCCGCGGCGATCGGCACCTGTGCCGCAACCTGAAGGTGATCGGGGCGCACGTGGACGGCGGCTTCGCCGAGTACGTGGTCATCCCCGAGGCGAACGCCATCGAGTCCAACGGCCTCGACCCCGCGGTGGTGGCTCTGCAGGAGCCGATGGGCAACGCCGTGCATGCCGCCTTCGTCGAGCCGATCGAGGGGCGAACGGTGCTCGTCACCGGCTGCGGCCCCATCGGCCTCTGCGCGGTGGGAATTGCCCGAGCTGCCGGGGCTGCCATGGTGATCGCCACCGACACGGAGGAGTATCGGCTCGAGCTGGCCCGCGGCATGGGCGCCGACCTGGCACTCGACGCGCGCGACCCGGGGACGGTTGATCGGATCCGGGCAGCCACCGATGGCGATGGGGTCGAGGTGGTGCTCGAGATGAGCGGGGCGCAGGCGGCGCTCGACCAGGCCCTGGCGGCGATCACCCGCGGCGGGCGGATCAGCCTGCTCGGCATCTTCGGGGAGCCGGTCCGCGTCGACCTGTCCGACTTCGTGATCCAGAAGGGCCTGCGCATCTACGGCATCTACGGCCGCCGCATCTACGACACGTGGGAGCGAACCCAGGCGCTGCTGCGCTCCGGCGCGCTTGACGTCACGCCGATCATCACCCATCGATTCGACCTCGCCGACTGGGAGCGCGGCTTCGACCTGATCGCCTCCCGACACGCCGGAAAGGTAGTGCTCCTGCCATGA
- a CDS encoding glycine C-acetyltransferase: MTDAVTARSRNPLAFLDAEIEDLKAKGLYRRLRVVQSEQRSRCMIDGREVITLSSNNYLGLNTHPRLRDAAIEAVRRFGAGSGAVRTIAGTMSLHEELERRLAEFKQVPAVLTFQSGFTANTGVIPIVAPEGAVIVSDALNHASIIDGIRLTKAERKVFPHADMDGLRAVLAEVRAAPGGADRTVLVITDGVFSMDGDIARLPEIVGAAEEADAIVYVDDAHASGVLGRNGRGSIDHFGLHGRVQIQVGTLSKAIGVLGGYVAGSQALRDILIHRARPFLFSTSHPPAVAAACLAAIDVLESEPELIERLWQNTRLFKAGLARLGFDIGASETPITPVIAGSGAMAMKLSDRLFEEGVFAQGIGFPTVPDDRSRVRTIVTAEHTHDELETCLAAFEKVGHELALI, encoded by the coding sequence ATGACCGATGCCGTCACCGCCCGCTCTCGCAACCCCCTCGCCTTCCTCGATGCGGAGATCGAGGACCTCAAGGCCAAGGGCCTGTACCGGCGCCTGCGGGTGGTGCAGAGCGAGCAGCGCAGCCGCTGCATGATCGACGGGCGCGAGGTGATCACGCTGTCGAGCAACAACTACCTCGGCCTGAACACGCACCCGCGCCTGCGGGACGCGGCGATCGAGGCGGTCCGGCGCTTTGGGGCCGGGTCGGGAGCAGTGCGCACCATCGCCGGCACCATGAGCCTGCACGAGGAGCTGGAGCGCCGCCTGGCCGAGTTCAAGCAGGTGCCCGCGGTCCTCACCTTCCAGTCCGGCTTTACGGCCAACACCGGTGTGATCCCGATCGTGGCTCCGGAGGGCGCGGTGATCGTCTCCGACGCACTGAACCACGCCAGCATCATCGATGGCATCCGGCTGACCAAGGCGGAGCGCAAGGTCTTTCCGCACGCCGACATGGACGGGCTGCGCGCGGTGCTGGCCGAGGTGCGAGCGGCGCCCGGCGGAGCTGACCGAACCGTCCTCGTCATCACCGACGGCGTCTTCAGCATGGATGGCGACATCGCCCGACTGCCCGAGATCGTCGGGGCCGCCGAGGAGGCCGATGCGATCGTCTACGTCGACGACGCGCACGCGTCAGGCGTGCTCGGTCGCAACGGGCGGGGAAGCATCGATCACTTCGGCCTGCATGGCCGGGTGCAGATCCAGGTCGGGACCCTCTCCAAGGCGATCGGGGTGCTGGGCGGATACGTTGCTGGCAGTCAAGCGCTGCGCGACATCCTGATCCACCGTGCGCGCCCGTTCCTCTTCTCGACGTCCCATCCACCAGCCGTGGCGGCGGCGTGCCTGGCGGCGATCGACGTCCTGGAATCGGAGCCGGAGCTGATCGAGCGGCTTTGGCAGAACACCCGCCTCTTCAAGGCGGGCCTGGCGCGCCTCGGCTTCGACATCGGCGCATCCGAGACACCGATCACGCCCGTCATCGCCGGCAGCGGGGCGATGGCCATGAAGCTGTCGGATCGGCTCTTCGAGGAGGGCGTCTTCGCGCAGGGGATCGGCTTCCCGACGGTGCCCGACGATCGGTCGCGGGTCCGGACCATCGTCACGGCCGAACACACCCACGACGAGCTCGAGACCTGCCTCGCCGCGTTCGAGAAGGTCGGTCACGAGCTGGCGCTCATCTAG